In a single window of the Pedococcus dokdonensis genome:
- the lexA gene encoding transcriptional repressor LexA, whose translation MSDDNVKELPDRDRGDGLTVRQRRVLEVIRNSVDRRGYPPSLREIGEAVGLTSPSSVAHQLSTLERKGFLRRDPNRPRAIEVVSPDAPADMRGYRGGASIEDETATYDETGSGDARPEASYVPVLGRIAAGVPILAEETVEDVFPLPRQIVGEGQLFLLQVVGDSMIDAAICDGDWVVVRQQPTADNGDIVAAMLDNEATVKTFKRKDGKVWLMPHNAAFDPIDGDHATILGKVTAVLRRV comes from the coding sequence ATGAGCGACGACAACGTCAAGGAACTGCCCGACCGCGATCGCGGAGACGGGCTGACCGTCCGGCAACGGCGGGTCCTCGAGGTGATCCGCAACTCGGTGGACCGACGCGGCTACCCGCCCAGCCTGCGCGAGATCGGCGAGGCCGTCGGCCTCACCTCCCCGAGCTCGGTGGCCCACCAGCTGTCGACCCTCGAGCGCAAGGGCTTCCTGCGCCGCGACCCCAACCGGCCGCGGGCCATCGAGGTCGTCTCCCCCGACGCCCCGGCCGACATGCGGGGCTACCGCGGCGGCGCGAGCATCGAGGACGAGACCGCGACCTACGACGAGACGGGGTCGGGCGACGCGCGACCCGAGGCGTCCTACGTGCCGGTGCTGGGCCGGATCGCGGCCGGCGTGCCCATCCTCGCCGAGGAGACCGTCGAGGACGTCTTCCCGCTCCCCCGCCAGATCGTCGGTGAGGGTCAGCTCTTCCTGCTCCAGGTGGTCGGCGACTCGATGATCGACGCCGCGATCTGCGACGGCGACTGGGTGGTCGTGCGTCAGCAGCCGACCGCCGACAACGGTGACATCGTGGCCGCGATGCTCGACAACGAGGCCACCGTGAAGACCTTCAAGCGCAAGGACGGCAAGGTGTGGCTGATGCCGCACAACGCCGCGTTCGACCCCATCGACGGAGACCACGCCACCATCCTCGGCAAGGTCACCGCGGTGTTGCGCCGCGTCTGA
- a CDS encoding NAD-dependent protein deacetylase — protein sequence MIPSAAPKATSDPEAAVADRLDAVAALLARGNALVLTGAGISTDSGIPDYRGPDGTRRVTPMQYAEFVGSSQARQRYWARSYVGWQRFNRARPNSGHEAVARLQRQGLVGPVITQNVDGLHQRAGATDVEELHGALARVLCLTCGDRSSRWDLDDRMRVANPGYTVTSDEIRPDGDIVLNELDVDAFRTPLCLVCGQDTLKPDVVFFGESVPKPLVEKCFELTEAATSLVVLGSSLKVMSGYRFVRRAAACGIPVAIITRGPTRGDAEATLQVDAPLGPTLEALLSRLAA from the coding sequence GGCCCCGAAGGCGACGAGCGACCCGGAGGCGGCTGTGGCCGACCGACTGGACGCGGTGGCCGCGCTGCTGGCGCGCGGCAACGCGCTCGTCCTCACCGGCGCCGGCATCTCCACGGACTCGGGCATCCCGGACTACCGCGGGCCGGACGGCACACGGCGGGTCACGCCGATGCAGTACGCCGAGTTCGTCGGCTCCTCGCAAGCGCGGCAGCGTTACTGGGCCCGGAGCTATGTCGGGTGGCAGCGGTTCAACCGCGCCCGCCCCAACTCCGGCCACGAAGCAGTCGCACGCCTCCAGCGGCAAGGGCTGGTGGGGCCGGTGATCACGCAGAACGTCGACGGCCTGCACCAGCGGGCCGGGGCCACCGACGTCGAGGAGCTGCACGGCGCGCTGGCCCGGGTGCTCTGCCTGACCTGCGGCGACCGCTCGTCGCGATGGGACCTCGACGACCGGATGCGGGTTGCCAACCCGGGCTACACGGTCACCAGCGACGAGATCCGGCCCGACGGCGACATCGTCCTCAACGAGCTCGACGTCGATGCCTTCCGCACCCCGCTGTGTCTCGTCTGCGGGCAGGACACCCTCAAGCCCGACGTCGTCTTCTTCGGCGAGTCGGTGCCGAAACCGTTGGTGGAGAAGTGTTTTGAGCTCACCGAGGCGGCCACATCGCTGGTCGTGCTGGGGTCGAGCCTCAAGGTGATGAGCGGTTACCGGTTCGTGCGTCGCGCAGCTGCGTGCGGCATCCCGGTCGCGATCATCACCCGCGGACCGACCCGCGGAGACGCCGAGGCGACCCTGCAGGTCGACGCTCCCTTGGGCCCGACGCTGGAGGCCCTGCTCAGCCGGTTGGCCGCCTAG
- a CDS encoding CHAP domain-containing protein — translation MRRHVLRAAARLAALALAATAVTATLAGPASAETMVRECKASSISCISFTGYAGKSVWGYPVSSNGNNCVNYVAYRLSKNGVKTQSGMGNGGSWASNATKRGFKVDKTAKVGSIAQWSYGSAYAPGYGHVGYVEEVTSAYIVISDSSYGGGYSSRWRVPRGDRNWPSNFIHFKDQAYKPPPSGSFVKVRETSQVFRLVGKAPVFVSTWTAFGGVQKTYLISSTSLATLPVRPTDGTFIKGAQRKEAYRIAGGAPVIVTSWAVFGGTKPTVVVDQNAIDKAGTGGAYNHLNAVPADGTFIKTGQRLEAYRISGGAPVAISSWANVGGYKTPVYVDQLAVDKAGTGGKFNHLRFHPKDGTIIKALPGTASYKVTAGVPVPTSTTTTGTGVDQVAIAKAGDTSELRWTHLAKKSS, via the coding sequence ATGCGACGTCACGTCCTTCGCGCTGCCGCACGCCTCGCAGCGCTCGCCCTCGCCGCCACGGCCGTCACCGCCACCCTGGCCGGCCCCGCGAGCGCCGAGACGATGGTCCGGGAGTGCAAGGCCTCGAGCATCTCCTGCATCTCGTTCACCGGCTACGCGGGCAAGTCCGTGTGGGGCTACCCGGTCAGCTCCAACGGCAACAACTGCGTCAACTACGTCGCCTACCGGCTCTCCAAGAACGGCGTGAAGACCCAGAGCGGCATGGGCAACGGCGGGAGCTGGGCGTCGAACGCGACCAAGCGCGGGTTCAAGGTCGACAAGACGGCGAAGGTCGGGTCGATCGCGCAGTGGAGCTACGGCAGTGCCTACGCCCCCGGCTACGGGCACGTCGGCTACGTCGAGGAGGTCACCTCCGCCTACATCGTCATCTCGGACTCGTCCTACGGCGGCGGCTACTCCTCCCGCTGGCGGGTGCCGCGGGGCGACCGCAACTGGCCCAGCAACTTCATCCACTTCAAGGACCAGGCCTACAAGCCACCGCCGTCCGGCAGCTTCGTCAAGGTCCGCGAGACCAGCCAGGTCTTCCGCCTGGTCGGCAAGGCCCCCGTGTTCGTGTCGACCTGGACCGCCTTCGGGGGTGTCCAGAAGACCTATCTCATCTCGAGCACGTCGCTGGCCACGCTGCCCGTGCGACCCACGGACGGCACCTTCATCAAGGGCGCCCAGCGCAAGGAGGCCTACCGCATCGCCGGTGGCGCCCCGGTCATCGTCACCTCGTGGGCGGTCTTCGGTGGCACCAAGCCGACCGTGGTCGTCGACCAGAACGCGATCGACAAGGCCGGGACCGGTGGCGCGTACAACCACCTCAACGCCGTCCCCGCCGACGGGACGTTCATCAAGACCGGCCAGCGCCTCGAGGCATACCGGATCAGTGGCGGCGCCCCCGTGGCGATCAGCTCGTGGGCCAACGTCGGCGGCTACAAGACCCCGGTGTACGTGGACCAGCTCGCGGTGGACAAGGCCGGCACCGGTGGCAAGTTCAACCACCTGCGGTTCCACCCCAAGGACGGCACCATCATCAAGGCGCTCCCGGGCACCGCGTCCTACAAGGTCACGGCGGGGGTCCCGGTCCCGACGTCAACCACGACCACTGGCACCGGCGTGGACCAGGTTGCCATCGCGAAGGCGGGCGACACCTCTGAGCTCCGCTGGACCCACCTGGCCAAGAAAAGCAGCTGA
- a CDS encoding DUF4259 domain-containing protein, with product MGATGPGPFDNDDALDFLDELEESDPAGRRALIESRIGEVVRGGDYVEAPLMAQAIAGAVLVAACDDIESVVGERNVPAWVDDEPLDVDDRLEELATRLLNRAMKPDDNELFDLWAESDGGERFTARLTHYLDALGE from the coding sequence ATGGGCGCGACCGGGCCAGGACCGTTCGACAACGACGACGCTCTCGACTTCCTCGACGAGCTCGAGGAGTCCGACCCTGCTGGGCGCCGCGCCCTGATCGAGTCGCGGATCGGCGAGGTGGTCCGAGGCGGTGACTACGTCGAGGCGCCGTTGATGGCGCAGGCGATTGCCGGGGCGGTGCTGGTGGCGGCGTGCGACGACATCGAGTCGGTCGTCGGTGAGCGCAACGTGCCGGCCTGGGTCGACGACGAGCCGCTGGACGTCGACGACCGGCTCGAGGAGCTGGCCACCCGCCTGTTGAACCGGGCGATGAAACCGGACGACAACGAGCTGTTCGACCTGTGGGCCGAGTCTGACGGCGGCGAACGGTTCACCGCGCGGCTCACCCACTACCTCGACGCCTTGGGGGAGTAG
- a CDS encoding GNAT family N-acetyltransferase: MSTSVPANVPPVAVRDATGADLEAMAAIYDEQVRTSLATFDTEPRGAAYLGEKLAAVDEGNVVLVACADDGDLLGYAFSGPFRPRPAYAGTKEVSVYLAASARGRGLGRTLYAALLARLDAAPSVHTQLAVIALPNAASEALHRSFGFVQVGVLREVGHKFGDYVDTAWWQRLP, from the coding sequence ATGAGCACCAGCGTCCCCGCCAACGTCCCACCGGTCGCGGTCCGTGATGCGACCGGCGCCGACCTCGAGGCGATGGCCGCGATCTACGACGAGCAGGTGCGCACCTCCTTGGCAACGTTCGACACCGAACCGCGTGGCGCGGCATACCTGGGGGAGAAGCTCGCGGCCGTCGACGAGGGGAACGTCGTGCTGGTCGCCTGCGCGGACGACGGTGACCTGCTCGGCTATGCGTTCTCGGGGCCGTTCCGACCGCGCCCGGCCTACGCCGGCACCAAGGAGGTGTCGGTCTACCTCGCCGCGTCAGCGCGCGGACGCGGCCTCGGCCGCACCTTGTATGCCGCGTTGCTGGCACGGCTCGACGCCGCACCGTCGGTGCACACCCAGCTCGCCGTCATCGCGCTGCCCAACGCCGCGAGTGAGGCGCTGCACCGGTCGTTCGGGTTCGTGCAGGTGGGCGTGCTGCGGGAGGTCGGCCACAAGTTCGGCGACTACGTCGACACCGCCTGGTGGCAGCGGCTGCCCTGA
- a CDS encoding LysM peptidoglycan-binding domain-containing protein produces MSAAVAWDVAPAPVRVPGRPARPQLVSVPTGSAVADLPARPLRITRAGRLAITLSVVVAAIALSVALFTGGASATVIDHSTTVRPGQTLSEIATQQLPQLSMAEAVAQIQIANDLTGSDVHAGQTLLIPQVG; encoded by the coding sequence ATGAGTGCAGCAGTTGCTTGGGACGTCGCCCCCGCTCCCGTGCGGGTTCCCGGTCGCCCGGCTCGGCCGCAGCTCGTGTCCGTGCCCACCGGGTCGGCTGTGGCGGACCTGCCGGCCAGGCCCTTGCGGATCACCCGCGCCGGACGGCTCGCGATCACGCTGAGCGTCGTCGTCGCCGCGATCGCCCTGTCCGTGGCCCTCTTCACGGGCGGCGCATCCGCCACCGTGATCGACCACTCGACCACGGTCCGGCCGGGGCAGACGCTGTCCGAGATCGCCACCCAGCAGCTCCCACAGCTGTCGATGGCCGAGGCAGTCGCCCAGATCCAGATCGCCAACGACCTCACCGGCAGCGACGTCCACGCGGGTCAGACGCTGCTCATCCCGCAGGTGGGCTGA
- a CDS encoding class I SAM-dependent methyltransferase, with the protein MSDGHQHTDRHGSSGGTELPDPDRAAPTDRQALWDERYAAHDHVWSATPNAEVERIVGDWPPGRALDLGAGEGRHAVWLASLGWRVTAVDFSSVGLAKGEQESVRRGLHVDWVVADARSWHPASGVLYDLVLVSYLHLPSNVVSRTRSWLAPGGALVVVGHGVRNLTDGVGGPSDPALLHSPEQLREAAGELAIERCEEYLRPTEHGDAIDVVLVARRPTG; encoded by the coding sequence ATGAGCGACGGGCACCAGCACACCGACCGGCACGGCAGCTCCGGCGGGACGGAGCTGCCCGATCCCGACCGGGCCGCCCCCACCGACCGCCAGGCGCTGTGGGACGAGCGATACGCAGCGCACGACCACGTCTGGAGCGCCACCCCGAACGCCGAGGTGGAACGGATCGTCGGCGACTGGCCACCGGGCCGCGCCCTCGACCTGGGGGCCGGCGAGGGACGGCACGCGGTGTGGCTCGCGTCGCTGGGCTGGCGGGTGACGGCCGTGGACTTCTCGTCGGTGGGCCTGGCCAAGGGTGAGCAGGAGTCGGTGCGCCGAGGACTGCACGTGGACTGGGTGGTGGCGGATGCCCGGTCGTGGCACCCGGCCTCGGGAGTGCTCTACGACCTGGTGCTCGTGTCCTACCTGCACCTGCCGTCGAATGTCGTGTCACGCACCCGGAGCTGGTTGGCACCCGGTGGCGCACTGGTCGTGGTCGGCCACGGGGTACGCAACCTCACCGATGGTGTCGGCGGACCGTCGGACCCGGCCCTGCTGCACTCCCCCGAGCAGCTCCGCGAGGCCGCGGGCGAGCTGGCGATCGAACGGTGCGAGGAGTACCTCCGCCCGACCGAGCACGGCGACGCGATCGACGTGGTGCTCGTGGCTAGGCGGCCAACCGGCTGA